From the genome of Deferribacteraceae bacterium V6Fe1:
TATTTTACTCTTCGTTCAAACCTTCAATAACGGTATATACTTCATCAGGAACACTTATGTTTTCAGGATTGACAGGCCCAACTATTTTTTTCTTTAAAACAGTAGGTTTACTTAAATCATAAGTAATTGGCGCAATATTATGTCCGGTATGAGATTTAAAGATTACCACAACCGGCTCAGTCGGCTTTTTGGAAACATCCCCAACAACAGCCAACTCGTTTGTAGATAAAAGGACAATGGTACCCACAGGATAAATCCCAACATTGCTCACAAAAAACTCAAAGACTTTTCTATTTATATGCTTATCTGTCCAGGAAAACATCAATTTAATCGCTTTTGGGGGATACATCCCTTTATGATAAACCCTGTCGCTGGTAATAGCATCGTAAATATCTACCACCGCCCCTATCTTACCGGCAATAGATATCTGCTCATCCTTAAGACCGTATGGATAACCGCTACCATCAGCTCTTTCATGATGCTCTAACACAATTTTCAGCTCTTCTTCACTAAAACCATTTTTCTTAAGGAAATCATAGCCGGCTAGCACATGATTTTTCATTATCGCAAACTCTTCATCCGTCAATTTTGCAGGCTTATTCAAAATATCTTTTGGCACAAGCATCTTGCCGATATCATGTAAAATCCCGCTATTTACCAATACTTTTATTTCAGAAACAGGAAGATTTAGGAGCTTGCCCAAAGAGGAAGCAAAAATTGCCACATTAAGTGAATGTTGAAATGTATAATCATCGTATGTTTTAAGCTTTGCAATATTTACCAACAGTGATTTATTTTTTACCGTAATATCAGCAATCTTATCTGCCAAAATTTTTACTGAAGAGCTGTCAAACATCTTGCCTGATCTTACATCTTCCATCACATTTTTTACAATAGAAACTGATTTCTCATAAAGCTCAAAGGAAGGCTTTAAATCTTTTATTTCAAGATATTCTTTTGAAATATTCTCTTTTTTATGTTCAAGTATCTCTTCAGCAAATGTTTTTTCTTCGGACTTTTGTGCGTCAACTTTCCTTTTTTCTATATAAACATAGTCAATGCCGCTTTTAATAAGCTTATCGATAGTCTTTTGATCTTTTACAACAAAGTTATGTTTTAAGAATGGAGTATCAAGCCAGCTTGCATCAAGCTTTACTACTCTGTCCCCTATTTTAAGCTCTTTTACTAAAATCTTTTCCATAATTTTATTTACACAACTAATGTTAAATTTTCAACATATTTAAAAATATCTGTGCTAATTTTTAAGAAAATCTGCATTTTTATCAAATACATGTCTTAATTGCTCAACCCTTTTTCTATTGACTCCAAAATCGCTGTAGCCTACCCTTGCTGCTGCGCGAATATGAATCATTTTATTTTCCTTATCAATTCTGATTTCCAAATCATCAATAAATTTGAAAACGGATGAAGTAAATGTTACAGCAATATAATTATCCTGCTCAGATTTAATATTCCCACCCATATCAGCTAATATTTTATTTAAGAGGGCTAATGAGTCTATATTTTCAGAAATATATATAGGCTCAATATAATGTTTAATATCATCTT
Proteins encoded in this window:
- a CDS encoding HD-GYP domain-containing protein, producing MEKILVKELKIGDRVVKLDASWLDTPFLKHNFVVKDQKTIDKLIKSGIDYVYIEKRKVDAQKSEEKTFAEEILEHKKENISKEYLEIKDLKPSFELYEKSVSIVKNVMEDVRSGKMFDSSSVKILADKIADITVKNKSLLVNIAKLKTYDDYTFQHSLNVAIFASSLGKLLNLPVSEIKVLVNSGILHDIGKMLVPKDILNKPAKLTDEEFAIMKNHVLAGYDFLKKNGFSEEELKIVLEHHERADGSGYPYGLKDEQISIAGKIGAVVDIYDAITSDRVYHKGMYPPKAIKLMFSWTDKHINRKVFEFFVSNVGIYPVGTIVLLSTNELAVVGDVSKKPTEPVVVIFKSHTGHNIAPITYDLSKPTVLKKKIVGPVNPENISVPDEVYTVIEGLNEE
- a CDS encoding DUF1499 domain-containing protein, translated to MKIFFIVLFFAAIVMIAILISMSVMSKNWNAPGLIDKKLTRCPDKPNCVCSEYKDDIKHYIEPIYISENIDSLALLNKILADMGGNIKSEQDNYIAVTFTSSVFKFIDDLEIRIDKENKMIHIRAAARVGYSDFGVNRKRVEQLRHVFDKNADFLKN